ATAGCGATCTTCACGGGAACGCGCTGCGTTACTTTCACGAAGTTGCCGCTGGCATTGTCCGGAGGCAGCAGCGCGAAACGCGCGCCTGTTGCATCACTGAGACTTTCAACAGAACCTTTGATCTTCATATCGGGATACGCGTCAACTTCAATATCTACGGGCATTCCGGGATGAAGCTTCTTGATCTGGTTCTCTTTGAAGTTGGCCACGATCCAGTAAGTTGTATCATTCACCACCGTGAAAAGTGGAGCGCCTGCCTGTACATATTGTCCAAGGGAGATATTCTTCCTGCCGATCTTTCCGGCCTGCGGTGCATAGATCTTCGTATAGCTCAGTTTGAGTTTTTCCTGTTCGATGAGGGCCTTCTTCACATCGATGGTGGCCGCAGCTTTTGTTACAGCCGCTTCCAGGATACCGATCCGGCTTTCAGCACCGGCGAGATCATTGTGACTGTTATCAGTTGTTTTCACCAGGGTTTCGTAATCATACTTGCTGTCTTCAAGTTGCTTGTAAGTGATGGCATTCTCGGCATAGAGATTCTGATTACGCTGGAGGTCTTTCTGCGCTTTCTCAAGCTTCACCTGGTTGATGGAGATATTGCCTTTATTCACGCGGAGTGAAATGAGCGCATTGTTGAGTGCAGCTTTTGCATTCTGGAGATCGGCCACTGCCGCTGCATAATCAGCATTGAGTTGTAACAGTTGCGCCTGGATATCGGCATCATCCAGCTCCACTACCAGTTGTCCTGCCTTTACGGAATCGTAATCATTTACAGCGATGCTCTTCACATACCCCGGCACTCTTGGAAGTACAGGTACCAGTTGTGTTTCCACCTGAGCGTTATCGGTACTCTCATGATGCAGCGCAAACATGATCTTCCTGTAGCCGAAGATGGCCACCACCACCAGCACTGCTGCGATAACGATCAATCGCACAGGTGATTTCTTTTTTTCAGGTTTGTTCGGTTGTTCCATACTGTTATAGTCTGTCAGTTTATTAAAAGTTGTTATTCTGTGGTAAGATGCGCGCGGATCATTAGTCTGAGGTGATCTTTCAACCTGGGTTTCATTTTAGCGAGGTATTCCGCTTCATTTTCCCTGTCTATTTTGAAGAGGGCGCAATAGATATTCTTTGAATTGATAACGGAATTGATGGTCCCCATCATGGAAGCCATCGTCATTTCCGGATCGATCTTCCTGAACTCCTTCTTTTTGATGCCTTCATCTATGAGTTGCCTGATAAGCGTGAAGTTCTTCATCTTGATGCTGGTGATG
This portion of the Pseudobacter ginsenosidimutans genome encodes:
- a CDS encoding HlyD family secretion protein; this encodes MEQPNKPEKKKSPVRLIVIAAVLVVVAIFGYRKIMFALHHESTDNAQVETQLVPVLPRVPGYVKSIAVNDYDSVKAGQLVVELDDADIQAQLLQLNADYAAAVADLQNAKAALNNALISLRVNKGNISINQVKLEKAQKDLQRNQNLYAENAITYKQLEDSKYDYETLVKTTDNSHNDLAGAESRIGILEAAVTKAAATIDVKKALIEQEKLKLSYTKIYAPQAGKIGRKNISLGQYVQAGAPLFTVVNDTTYWIVANFKENQIKKLHPGMPVDIEVDAYPDMKIKGSVESLSDATGARFALLPPDNASGNFVKVTQRVPVKIAITDCDKYREVLRAGLSVFVSVPLN